DNA sequence from the Desulfobaccales bacterium genome:
CGTTTGTGTACTTCTCCAGTAATATCCTGGATGTCTTACACGGCAGGATTTCTAAGGAGTTGATCATCGGGTTGATCCTGGTAATCCTGGTGAGCCTTATCCCGTTGATCTACAAGAGACTGAAAGCCAAGGCGGCGGATCCTCTCGATATTTAGGGGCGCGGTTTCCGTTCCATCTACGCCCGGGCCGAACCCACCCGGGAATTTGTCAAGCTCTATAATCCGTGGTAAGGTATTTGGGAGAGGCGGGGGTATCTTGAAAGATGCCCCAGTCCTATCCGATCGCCGCTTTGGGGAGGCAAGGATGCCAAAATCTGGAAAGTGTGCGGTTGTGCTTGCCCTTCTGCTGACCCTGGTCGTGGGCCTTCCGCCAGCCCGGGCCTGGGAGCGCATCCACTACCTGAAGGAAGTGGAGCGCAAGGTCACCCAGCTTACAAATGAGGCGCGCCGGGACCATCATTTGGCGCTCGTGGAACGGGATACCACCCTGGTTGACATTGCCCGGTGCCATAGCGATGACATGCTGAAGCGGAATTACTTCAGCCATGTTAGTCCCGATGGCAAATCCATTCAGGATCGGGTGGTTCCGGCCTATTCCCGCGCCTTGTCCCGGGCCGGGGAAAACATTTGGAGCGGCCACGGCTATGATTATTCCGACTGCACCCTCATGGCCCGGGTCATTGTGGATAGCTGGATGAGTTCTCCGGGGCACCGGGCCAACCTGCTCAACCCCGATTACAATTACGTGGGCGTGGGCGTGTCGGCCATGGGCAAAGAGGTCCGGGCCACCCAAAATTTCATCCTGAAACGTTAGTCCACCAAACCTGTTTATGGAACCTCAAGAACAATCCCCGCTCAACTGGTCGAAAAAGATTTTAGCCGAGTGCATCGGAGAAGAACTGCCCCCCTGCCAGGCCGCCTGTCCCTTGGATATCCGGGTGCGGGAAAAATTCCGTTTCCTGCAGGAAGGGGACTTAGCCGGGGCAATGGGCGTGGTCCTGGAACGCTGCCCCTTTCCCGGCATTCTGGGCCGCATCTGCACCCACCCGTGTGAGCAGGCCTGCACGCGTAACTCCCTGGACCAGCCCATTGCCATTGCCGCCTTGAAACGCTACCTGGCGGACCTGAATCCCGATGCCGTCTTCGACGTGACGCCAGGCCCGGAGCGGCCCCAGCAGATTGCCGTGGTGGGGGGCGGTCCTGCCGGGCTCATGGCCGCATATGAGCTGCGCCGCTTCGGTTATCCCGTCACGCTCTTCGAAGCCGAACCTTTCCTGGGCGGGGCTCTACGCCTCTATATCCCGGTCTACCGCCTGCCCCGGGCGGTGCTGGAGCGGGAAGTAAATATAGTGGAGAAGTTAGGGGTAGAGGTGCGGCTCCGCACCCGGGTGGGCCGTGATGTTCACCTGGAAGACCTGCGTCGGGATTTCGCCGCAGTCTTTTTGGCCCTGGGAGCCCACAAGAGCCTGCGCCTTCATATCCCCGGCGAAGATTTAACCGGAGTGCTGGACGGCATCGGTTTTTTGAAGGCCGTCAATTCCGGGGCGCCGCCGGAAGTGGGCCTCCGGGTGGCCGTCATTGGCGGCGGCAACGCCGCGGTGGACGCGGCCCGTTCTGCCTGGCGCTGCGGGGCTCAGGAAGTGCATGTCCTGTATCGCCGCACTGCGGACCTCATGCCGGCCCTGGCCTCCGAGGTGGAAGAAGCCCACCGGGAAGGCATCCAGTTTAACTTCCTCACCCTGCCGGTACGCCTGGAAGGGGATGGCCAGGTTAAGCGCCTGGTGGCCCAAAAGACTGAATTGGGAGAGCCCGATAGCAGCGGCAGGTGTTGCCCGGTGCCGGTGGCCGGCTCCGAGTTCACCCTGGAAGTGAACACCGTGATCGCCGCGGTGGGTCAGACCGCGGATTTCAACTTTTTTGGGCCTGGCCTGGCCTTTGACACTGCCACCATTTACCGTCTGGAAACGGACCCCGTGACCCTTAAGACCCGGATTCCGGGAGTCTTTGCCGGGGGCGACCTGGTCACCGGACCCAAAAGCGCAGTGGAAGCCTTTGCCGCGGGGCGCCGGGCCGCCCTGGCCATCCATTGCTCTCTCCAAAATCAGCCGCTTCCGGAGAAGTTACCGCCCCTGACCGCGCGCGGCACTAACCTCATCGTGGACACCACCGGCGTGACGATCACCACCCGCCAGGCCATGCCCGATCTCAGTCTCCCTGAACGGTCGGCCCAGCCAAACGCCGAGGTGGAACTGGGCTTCACTCATGAGGTGGCACGGGCCGAAGCCGCCCGCTGCCTCACCTGCGTCTGTTCCCAGTGTGTCAAGAACTGCACCTTTCTCCAGTACTACGTTACACAGTTCCCTTATACTGAAAAAGAACTGGTGCGTCTCTTAGACGAGCGGGGCGGCGCTGACCCCCTGCTCCCCTATTCCTGTCACTATTGCGGTCTCTGCCAGGCGGTTTGCCCCAAGGACCTCCACGCCGGGAGACCCTGCCTGTCGGCCCGGGAAGCCCTGGTGGCCTGCAACCAGGGACCGCTGCCCCCTCACAAGGGCATCAAGAATTACGTCAGGTGGGGGGCGTCTCCCACCTTTGCCTTGATCCGTCCCGACCCGGCTACCGGCAAGGCGGAGCGAGTCTTTTTTCCGGGCTGCTCGCTCATGGGCCACTCAACCGAGGTGGTGAAGGCGGCCTACGCTCACCTGCGCAAAAAATTGCCGGATACCGGGATCATGCTCAATTGTTGCGGCGCGCCCAGCTATTTTATGGGCGAAAAAGACGTCATGCTCCGGGTCATCGGAAATGTGGCCCGGGAATTAAAAACTCTGGGGGCTGAAGAAATCATTGTGGCGTGCCCTCACTGCTACCAGACCTTCCAAGAATTTCTGCCCGAGGTTAACCTCCGCACCATTTACGAAGTGCTGGGCGAAGTGGGCCTGCCCCCCGGCACCCAGGCGACCGTCCCTTGGACCTTCAACATCCAGGATGCCTGCGGCGCGCGCCAGGCTCCAAATATCCATGCAGCAGTGCGGGGCGTAGTGAAGGATTTGGGATATACTGTGGAAGAAATGGTCCATAACCGGGAGCGCAGCATCTGTTGCGGCTCCGGCGGCATGGTGCCCGCGGTGGCCCCGGAACTGGCAAAGCACATGACCGATTTTCGCCTGTCCGAAGCCACCCACGACCTGATCACCTACTGCGCCTCCTGCCGGGCTCGCTTGAGCAAGGCGGGCCACCCCACGCTCCACGTCCTGGACTTGGCCTTCAACCCGGCCTGGCAGCAGACCAAAACCCAGCCTCCGCCCCATAACCTGCTGCGCTGGTGGCGCCGCTGGCGGCTGAAAAAGCATTTTGGGAGGCTGTAATTTTTGGGGGAGGGGCTAAGGGCGAAGGCTCTTATACCGTTTTTGGTTTTCAGTTTTCGGTTTTCGGTTAAAAAGGCCAAGGGATATCAATAGGATAAATAGTAGGTTTTCCTGGTTCCCAAGCTGCGCTTGGGAACCTTATATGGCGCAAAGCTTTGCTTTGCTCATTGACCGAATATGCTAAGAGGTACAAATGCGAAAAAATTCACCGAACCCCGACAAAGAATGGATAGTTTATCTGTCGGATACGCCCGTGGGGCCATTGCGGCTTTCTTTTACAGACCAAGGCCTCACCGCCCTGGAGTTTTCCGGGGACGACACAGCGACTCCGCCGGAGCAAGACTCTTACCCGTCACACCTGAAGCCGCTCATTGACGCGGCCAAACGGGAGCTAACGGCTTATTTCGAGGGAGCACCCGCCGATTTCTCCGAGCTCGCTTTAGACCCCCAGGGCACCCCCTTTCAGCGCCGGGTCTGGCAGGAACTGCGGCGGATTCCTCGGGGTCAAGCCATCTCTTATAAAGAATTGGCCCAGCGGGTCGGCAAACCCAAGGCCAGCCGCGCTGTAGGCCAGGCCAATGCCCAGAACCCCATCGCCCTCATCATCCCCTGCCACCGGGTCATCGCCGCAGACGGCACCCTGGGGGGCTACAGTTCGGGCCTGGAACGCAAGCGCTGGCTGCTTAAACACGAAGGCGCGATGTAAAAGACGGTCTTCGGTTTGTTGTTGAAAAAACCGGTGGGGCGGGCCTCTGTGCCCGCCTATTTTTTTCTTGGATTTTTCCCTTTGATTCAGGCTAAATGAAATCAGGTAAACTCTGGCAGGAGAGCGAGATGAGTCGAGGGAGAGCCAGGACTTTGAGGCCGCACTGGTTGGGCATGCTTCTCCTGGGGTTGCTTGCCCTCCTGCTCCTGACCTCTGGCCTCGCACCCGCGCAAGAGACCAAGGCAACCGAGACCAAGAAACCCTGGACCGGCAAGCTGGCAGACGGCCGGGAGATTACCCAGGATGATCTGGACCGGATCCTCCAGGCGCATGCCTTATGGTTCAAAAGTGATCACAAAGAGGGGCAACAGGCCGACCTGAGCAAGGCCTTTCTTATTGGGGCCAACCTGGGCGGAGTCTTTCTGGATGAGGCCAACCTGAGCGGGGCCAATCTGCTCGGGGCCAACCTAAGCGGTGTCGTTCTTCCCGGAGCCAACCTGAGCGGGGCCACCTTGGCAGGGGCCAACCTGAGCGGAGCCATCCTTCGGGACGCAAACCTGAGTGAGGCCATGCTTGCAAAAGCCAACCTGAGCCGGGCCCAGCTGTTCAACGCCAACCTGAACGGAGCGAACCTTAACAGGGCCAACCTGAGCGGGGCCAACTTTGAATTGGCCAACCTAAGCGGAGCCGATCTTTACAGGGCCAACCTGAGCGGGGCCTTTTTCCAACCCAAACCTGGCTCGGTGCCCGATGTATCATTATTGCTGAAAATTGAGGGGCTTGCATCATTACGATATGAGGCCTCATCCCACGCCCTGGTGGAACTCCGGGAAACCTACAAAAAGGCAGGGCTGCGGGAGCCGGAGCGCCAGGTGACCTATGCCCTGAACCACGCCCGCCGGGAAAAGTTATGGGAAGAAGGGGGCTTTCTGGGCAAGCTGGAGAGCCTCTTTAACCTGGTCTGCTTCGAATGGTCCTGCCAGTACGGCATGAGGCCCGGCCGGCCCCTGGAGATTTTGGGCCTGGGGCTGTTTCTCTTCACTCCTTTTTATCTCCTGGCCTTGCGGAGCCGGGACCGGGAGACGGGCATTTGGCTGGTGCTGCCGCCGGAGCGCATTATCGGCGGGGGGGCGAAAGTCAGGCCATTAAAATTGACCGGCCACACCCCCTTCCGCCCCATCCCGCCTAGGCATTGGCCCAGGTTCAAGGCCAAGTTACGTCGCGGCCTGCGCCGGGTGCGTCTGGCCTTTTACTTCAGCCTGCTCTCCGCCTTTAACCTGGGCTGGCGGGAGCTCAACGTTGGGAGCTGGATTTCCCGCCTCCAGAAGCATGAATACACCCTCAGGGCCACGGGCTGGGTGCGGACGGTGGCTGGGCTCCAGTCGCTGTTGAGCGTCTACCTGCTGGCCCTCTGGGTTCTCACCTACTTCGGGCGGCCTTTTGACTAAGCGTCGAAAGGATAATGCGCCCTACGCATTTTCAGCACAGGCGAGACACCTGTGCCACCATCTTTTTTACTGAAAACTGACAACTGACAACTGGCAACTGCCCTTAAGGTTTGCAACTCCGGCAGGGGCTGTAGCCCTGAAGGTAGGCGTCTTTGAGCGAAGTGAAGCGCACCTGGTTGGCCCGGGCCATCTTGGCGGCCAGAGGGCACTTGGGGCGGTGCAGGCGGAAGGTGTCCTGGTTCCCCAGGTAGTAAGGTTCGTCTTGCTTAAGAAGTTTTTGCCAGATGCCCCGTTGGGCCTCGATGGCCTCTTGTTGGGCCGCCAGTAGGACCTTCTGGTAGCGCATATTGGGCGCGATGAAGTAGACTCGGGCCAAGCCCTGGCGCACCATCTCGGTATTTATCATAGTATGGCCCGGCAGAAAGACATAAGCCAGGAGGCGATTGTAGTGGTCGTAACGCAGCCGGTCGTACTCCAGACTCACCTGCCGGTTAAGGGTCAGATCGCTGAGAACCGCTTTGGCCTTATGGGCCAGAAAATCCGCCGGCTGGCCGTCCCGCTCCACTTCCGGAGCATCGATACCCAGGACCCGCACCCTGGCCCCACCGGCCAACACCAGGGTATCCCCGTCAATGACTCCCTCCACCTGTGCTTCTGTAGGTGGAGCGGCGGGTTTGCCCTCGCAGGCGTTGAGCCAGAAACCGCAACCTACCAGAAGGATCAGGTTAGAAATTAAGGGAAGCCACCACTGACAAGTTCTCCTGCTTGAGTCTTTCCGCAAAATAAGGAATGGTCTCCTTCAGGCCGGCCTCCAGAGGCACGTTAGGCTGCCAGCCCAGCAACTCCCGGGCCCGGGAGATGTCCGGCCGCCGCCGCCCCGGATCATCCGGGGGCAGAGGCCGGTGGATGATGGCCGAAGGTGTGTTGATCAACCCCAGGACCTTTTGGGCCGCCTCCATGATGGTGAACTCACCCGGGTTGCCCAGGTTGACGGGATCGGACACGCCGTCTTTATTCATCAACCGCACCAGCCCTTCCACCAGATCGGACACATAAGAGAATGATCGGGTTTGCTGTCCTTCCCCATAAATGGTGATGTCCTGACCGGTAAGGGCCTGGACGATGAAGTTGCTGATCACCCGGCCGTCATTCAGGGCCATCCGAGGTCCAAAGGTGTTGAAGATGCGGGCGATGCGGGTATCCACCTGGTTCTGGCGGTGATAGTCCATCATCAGGGTCTCGGCCACTCGTTTCCCCTCGTCATAACAGCTCCGGACCCCGATGGGGTTCACGTTTCCCCAATACCCCTCAGGCTGGGGGTGAACCTGGGGGTCGCCGTAGACCTCGGAAGTGGAGGCCAGAAGAATCCGGGCTTTCACCCTCTTTGCCAGCCCCAACATGTTCAGGGTCCCCAGTACGTTGGTCTTGATGGTCTTGACCGGGTTGTATTGGTAGTGCACCGGCGAGGCCGGACAAGCCAGGTGATAGACCTGGTCCACCTCCAACATGATGGCGTTTACCACATCGTGACGGATCATCTCCAGCCGGGGATGGTCCCGCAGATGGAGGAGGTTGGCTTTGGAGCCGGTGAAATAATTATCCAGGCAGAGAATCTCGTGATTCCGGTTCAGCAGATACTCCACCAGATGGGAGCCGATGAACCCTGCTCCGCCGGTGATCAAAATCCGGGCCATGTAATTTCTCCTTTCGAGCCACCGCGTCGGTCCATTGTACCCGGCTTCCGCCCTGAGGTAAATTCCTTAACCGAGTTTTTCTTCTTTTAAGGGGCTGACAAGGCTGCACTCAGATGACCTTTTTCTCTTTTGTAAGGTTTTGAAATAACTCTTAAGCATTGCCCCCGGCAAGTTTATCCCTTAAACTGGTTTGAGGTGGCATTAGTGCCCTCCCCCTGATGCGGCCCGGGACCTAAAACTATCCGAACTCCAATTCTTTTGAGGTTACCTTATGGGTATGATTCACAGCCTGTTGCAGCCATCAGCGTCTGGAGGTGGCCGCGGCATCATCGCCCTGGTCATGGCGTTGGTATTCCTGTCAGCCTGTACGCCCTCGAGCCAAGAAGAAGAGGAACTCCGTAAGGAGATTCAGGCGCTTAAGGCCCAGGTAACCACCATGCAGGACAAGCTCAACCAACTCCAGGGCGGGCAACAGGCGATTATCGAGATGATGAAGCAGCCGGCCTCACCGCCGGAGCCCATGGGCATGCCAAGCCCGCCGCAAGCCCCGGACCCCCTGACCGTGGCCCAACTCCTGGCC
Encoded proteins:
- a CDS encoding thermonuclease family protein; protein product: MEGVIDGDTLVLAGGARVRVLGIDAPEVERDGQPADFLAHKAKAVLSDLTLNRQVSLEYDRLRYDHYNRLLAYVFLPGHTMINTEMVRQGLARVYFIAPNMRYQKVLLAAQQEAIEAQRGIWQKLLKQDEPYYLGNQDTFRLHRPKCPLAAKMARANQVRFTSLKDAYLQGYSPCRSCKP
- a CDS encoding methylated-DNA--[protein]-cysteine S-methyltransferase — protein: MRKNSPNPDKEWIVYLSDTPVGPLRLSFTDQGLTALEFSGDDTATPPEQDSYPSHLKPLIDAAKRELTAYFEGAPADFSELALDPQGTPFQRRVWQELRRIPRGQAISYKELAQRVGKPKASRAVGQANAQNPIALIIPCHRVIAADGTLGGYSSGLERKRWLLKHEGAM
- a CDS encoding pentapeptide repeat-containing protein: MSRGRARTLRPHWLGMLLLGLLALLLLTSGLAPAQETKATETKKPWTGKLADGREITQDDLDRILQAHALWFKSDHKEGQQADLSKAFLIGANLGGVFLDEANLSGANLLGANLSGVVLPGANLSGATLAGANLSGAILRDANLSEAMLAKANLSRAQLFNANLNGANLNRANLSGANFELANLSGADLYRANLSGAFFQPKPGSVPDVSLLLKIEGLASLRYEASSHALVELRETYKKAGLREPERQVTYALNHARREKLWEEGGFLGKLESLFNLVCFEWSCQYGMRPGRPLEILGLGLFLFTPFYLLALRSRDRETGIWLVLPPERIIGGGAKVRPLKLTGHTPFRPIPPRHWPRFKAKLRRGLRRVRLAFYFSLLSAFNLGWRELNVGSWISRLQKHEYTLRATGWVRTVAGLQSLLSVYLLALWVLTYFGRPFD
- a CDS encoding CAP domain-containing protein, translating into MPKSGKCAVVLALLLTLVVGLPPARAWERIHYLKEVERKVTQLTNEARRDHHLALVERDTTLVDIARCHSDDMLKRNYFSHVSPDGKSIQDRVVPAYSRALSRAGENIWSGHGYDYSDCTLMARVIVDSWMSSPGHRANLLNPDYNYVGVGVSAMGKEVRATQNFILKR
- a CDS encoding UDP-glucuronic acid decarboxylase family protein, yielding MARILITGGAGFIGSHLVEYLLNRNHEILCLDNYFTGSKANLLHLRDHPRLEMIRHDVVNAIMLEVDQVYHLACPASPVHYQYNPVKTIKTNVLGTLNMLGLAKRVKARILLASTSEVYGDPQVHPQPEGYWGNVNPIGVRSCYDEGKRVAETLMMDYHRQNQVDTRIARIFNTFGPRMALNDGRVISNFIVQALTGQDITIYGEGQQTRSFSYVSDLVEGLVRLMNKDGVSDPVNLGNPGEFTIMEAAQKVLGLINTPSAIIHRPLPPDDPGRRRPDISRARELLGWQPNVPLEAGLKETIPYFAERLKQENLSVVASLNF
- a CDS encoding FAD-dependent oxidoreductase; this translates as MEPQEQSPLNWSKKILAECIGEELPPCQAACPLDIRVREKFRFLQEGDLAGAMGVVLERCPFPGILGRICTHPCEQACTRNSLDQPIAIAALKRYLADLNPDAVFDVTPGPERPQQIAVVGGGPAGLMAAYELRRFGYPVTLFEAEPFLGGALRLYIPVYRLPRAVLEREVNIVEKLGVEVRLRTRVGRDVHLEDLRRDFAAVFLALGAHKSLRLHIPGEDLTGVLDGIGFLKAVNSGAPPEVGLRVAVIGGGNAAVDAARSAWRCGAQEVHVLYRRTADLMPALASEVEEAHREGIQFNFLTLPVRLEGDGQVKRLVAQKTELGEPDSSGRCCPVPVAGSEFTLEVNTVIAAVGQTADFNFFGPGLAFDTATIYRLETDPVTLKTRIPGVFAGGDLVTGPKSAVEAFAAGRRAALAIHCSLQNQPLPEKLPPLTARGTNLIVDTTGVTITTRQAMPDLSLPERSAQPNAEVELGFTHEVARAEAARCLTCVCSQCVKNCTFLQYYVTQFPYTEKELVRLLDERGGADPLLPYSCHYCGLCQAVCPKDLHAGRPCLSAREALVACNQGPLPPHKGIKNYVRWGASPTFALIRPDPATGKAERVFFPGCSLMGHSTEVVKAAYAHLRKKLPDTGIMLNCCGAPSYFMGEKDVMLRVIGNVARELKTLGAEEIIVACPHCYQTFQEFLPEVNLRTIYEVLGEVGLPPGTQATVPWTFNIQDACGARQAPNIHAAVRGVVKDLGYTVEEMVHNRERSICCGSGGMVPAVAPELAKHMTDFRLSEATHDLITYCASCRARLSKAGHPTLHVLDLAFNPAWQQTKTQPPPHNLLRWWRRWRLKKHFGRL